The DNA sequence AAATGCTTGGTACTCCCAGGAAATCTGGGAACCAGCAGCAAATGCTGCCATCGGAACTTAAATCTAGGAATTTACGTCCCAATGAACGCCCTTTTTACCAGAAATGCGGATTTTGacattttgatttaaaattactAACTTTTGGTATGCCTCAATTAGGTCATTTTAAAGGGGAATAAAAAATCTCTGCAACTCCTAGAAAACTCTGAATTCTAATCTACATTAAATAATTCAACATTTTTCTATCTTTGCTAATTGCTTCAAATCATTGGGTTACTAGGAAATTGTGTGCAAATAATGCTTTTGCTCTGCTGATTCCTTACACTCAATTCCTGGCCTTCAGAATAATTCAGTTTCTAGGGAACTTGGGTAGTACTTTTTTCCGAGCAACCTATCGACCAAGACATTCGACTCTAGTTTGTTGGAGAGTGCCTAACATTGTACCTCCATACAACTCTATATGTTTATTCGATTCGGATATCTTGTTCAATTGCTGCCAGAGCACGACCTAAAGCTTTTTAGTTCTCTGACAAACAGTGACAACTACAAACGCCTAATGAATCCGCTAATGATTTCTCAGTATCCTTGCGAACTACGCCATTTGAATCTTTGGTTGAATTACAGCTTTTATTGCGTTGTGATGACTACGAGTTCCAGTATACAATGACGATGCACTCGTTTTGATATCTAAGTATCTTGGGAACTTAAACCGGTTGTAAGAACTTAAAAGTGATCAGGAATATCAATGTCTAGCTATGATTTCATTCCCATATGCTGTATGCTGAGAATTTGTTCATCTCAGGAAGCGTTTTGTGACATTTCTTCGGATGTCTATCTTTTACCAACAATTGCCTTTGTATatcgttgtattattttccgctgtcaataaaaaaacacccttTTCCATTTCCTACGAACCTACGTACGTCGGAGGAACTCCTCAAACATTCGGAGTTGTGCAATTGGAAATGTAAAGAAAAGAGTTACTGACGCTGACCTTCCACTCGCTTGCCTATTGGATGCCTTCCGTTTCCAGGTACGAATATTTCCCCGGCTTCGCAGGCGAAGAGATGTGGAATCCCAACACGAACGTTTCTGAGGACTGTCTGTATCTGAACATCTGGGTGCCGACGAAAACACGCCTACGGCATGGACGCGGCCTGAACTTTGGAAGCAATGACGTAAGTGTTGCGTAGCGTTGCGGAAGCTGCGATGCCCTTTACCGTATGGTGGCTATTTCTATACATCCTCCCACTTAATTCTCCCTCGCTCGCGTTTGGGTGCAGTATTTCCAGGACGATGACGATTTCCAGCGCCAGCACCAGTCGAAGGGCGGGCTGGCAATGCTGGTTTGGATCTATGGCGGCGGGTTCATGAGCGGCACCTCCACCCTGGACATCTACAACGCAGAAATACTGGCCGCGGTTGGCAATGTGATCGTGGCGTCGATGCAGTACCGGGTCGGTGCGTTCGGCTTCCTCTACCTGGCACCGTACATCAACGGGTACGAGGAGGATGCGCCCGGCAACATGGGCATGTGGGACCAGGCGCTGGCGATCCGGTGGCTGAAGGAAAACGCGAAAGCGTTCGGCGGCGACCCGGACCTGATCACGCTGTTCGGCGAGTCGGCGGGCGGCAGCTCGGTCAGCCTGCACCTGCTGTCGCCGGTGACGCGCGGCCTGTCCAAGCGGGGCATCCTGCAATCGGGCACGCTCAACGCACCGTGGAGCCACATGACGGCCGAGAAGGCGCTGCAGATCGCGGAAGGGCTCATCGACGACTGCAACTGTAATCTGACAATGTTGAAGGTAATGGGAATATCGATTTCGGCACTCTGTCTGCTTAGCTAACCGGCTCGTTCTCTGCACGCTGTCCAGGAGTCACCGAGCACGGTCATGCAGTGCATGAGGAACGTGGACGCGAAGACGATCTCGGTCCAGCAGTGGAATTCGTACTCCGGCATACTGGGGTTTCCGTCCGCGCCGACCATCGACGGAGTGTTCATGACAGCCGATCCGATGACCATGCTGCGTGAGGCAAACCTCGAAGGAATTGACATACTGGTCGGCAGCAACCGGGACGAAGGTACGATGGTAGTGGGCGGCTATAGACTAATGATTTGCTCTCTGGAAGACACCCACATCTCCGATACGACTCCGACTATTATTCCGATTTCCAATTCCGATTTCGGCACTAGTTCcgtccagagtcggagtcgtgcGGGATTGAGTCGCTTGGGTTGGTCGTCtagagtcatccagagtcggagGAAGTCGTCCAAAGAcgaccggagtcgtccagagtcgtccggagtcacccgtagtcgttcggagtggtccggagtcgtccaaaaTCTTCCGGAGTCTTCCAGAGTCTtttggagtcatccagagtcgtctggagttatccggagtagtctggagtcgtccagagtcgccTGGAATCGCCTGGAGTCGTTCGTAGTGGTCCGGAGTTGTCCAAAGTCTTCTGGAGttgaagtcgtctggagttgaaGTCGTCTGAAGTTGAAGTTGTCTGGAGTTGCAGTCGTCCAGAATCTTCCAGAGTTGTCTGGGGTCATCCAGAGTCGGCTGGAGTTatccggagttgttcggagtcgtacggaatcgttcggagtcgtccgtcTAGACGACtgcggacgacttcggacgacttctgatgactccagatgactccggatgactccgaatgactccggatgtcttcggatgactccggacgacttcggatgactccaactccagacgactcagGACAGCTCCAGACTATTCCGATCGGTTCCAGACGATTCTGTCAGACTCCGGCTGACTCCAGATAGCTTCGAATGACTTCGGATGATTTCGGACGGCTCCAGATGAATGCTGGGCGGACCTACGTTTCGGAGTCGGTTTTGAAATTATCGGTTTCGAATCAGAGTCGACTCCGGTTTTTTGCCGGACCTCAGCTCTTGCTTAACTGGAACGTGTGTTTGCTCTCCTACCTGCAGGCACCTACTTTCTGCTGTACGACTTTATCGACTACTTTGAGAAGGATGCGGCCACCTCGCTGCCGAGGGACAAGTTTTTGGAAATCATGAACACCATCTTCAACAAAGCGTCCGAGCCGGAACGCGAGGCAATCATCTTtcaggtgtgtgtttgtgtgatatAGTACCTCATTTTTCAAAGCGCAGTCCTGTTCTAACGTGTTTTTCACCTCACACCACCCCAGTACACGGGATGGGAGAGTGGCAACGATGGGTACCAGAACCAGCACCAGGTCGGGCGGGCTGTCGGGGACCACTTCTTCATCTGTCCGACGAACGAGTTCGCGCTCGGGCTGACGGAGCGTGGCGCCTCGGTGCACTATTACTACTTCACGCACGTAAGTTTATgctttgttgttggtgctgttCCGCCTCAGCCCGATTTGATTCGAATGCTAACCGAAAGGGATCTGCTTAATTTGACGTTTTTCAGCGCACCAGCACCTCCCTCTGGGGCGAATGGATGGGCGTGCTGCACGGCGACGAGGTCGAGTATATCTTCGGCCAGCCGATGAACGCGTCGCTTCAGTACCGGCAGCGGGAGCGGGACTTGAGCCGCCGCATGGTACTGTCGGTGAGCGAGTTTGCACGCACCGGGTACGTACACCCTACGAGCCCCGTCGGCTGGAAATTGCAGGCAACATAAAAGCACTAttccttttccttcccttcccctccATTCACAGCAATCCGGCCCTGGAGGGTGAACACTGGCCACTGTACACGAGGGAGAACCCGATCTACTTTATCTTCAACGCGGAGGGCGAGGACGATCTGCGGGGCGAAAAGTATGGCCGCGGACCGATGGCGACCTCGTGCGCCTTCTGGAACGACTTCCTACCAAGACTGCGGGCCTGGTCGGGTAGGTTACGCTAGTGCCTTATGGTTCTCTCTATTATTTCTCTTCTCTCACCGCTCGATGCCTTATGCCTTATCCGACCTTACCCTTTTCCTTGCAGTGCCCTTGAAGGATCCGTGCAAGCTCGACGACCACACCTCGATAGCAAGCACCGCCCGGGCAGCGCCCACCGTTGCGCTGCTGATCGCGCTCGGTCTGGCGGTGGCGAGATTGGTAGCAGCCTAAGAcggtgcgcacagcacagcatccACCCATTATCCCGCTCATCCCCCGCGCCCAATACCCGTACACGTTTTCCCCACCCATTCCCAAGCTCTCTAGTTCGTGGCACCCCGGATAGAAGCAGCCTATTTATCCATGCTTGACCCCGCGATAGGCCGATCCGCATCATCCGCGGACAGCGGAAAGTATTCATTGGTTTTGTGATGGCGTATTATCGAATTTCAAGGAGCTTTTTCTTGGTGAAGCGCAGGCGCTTTTCATCAATTCACGGATACATACATCCCTCTTAAAGGCAGACAAGCAGCAAACAGAAAGGGGGAAACACACATACCCAAACGTAAAACGAATATACTCTAACagctaacaacaacaatcaaacCAAGCTCAGTGCAAATGGGAAGCAGTGAGTtaaaaaacgataaaagagagagagagcgagcgggATACAAGAAACAGCCAACAGCGAGtaggaacaacaacaaaaacgaaaggaaGAATCAgtgggggagaaagaaaataatacatatCGCCACAACACGTTACCAAAGGACTGGATCCTGTGATCTTTTTCTTTGGGCTACTGGTGCCCTGaacaacaaccaaccaaaaaagaaaaaaaagaaagaagtagcagacaacaacaaaaaaaagaaacaacctCTGTCACAAATACATATCACGTGCTTGAAGACTTATGAAATATTGCTGTGTAGCTATACCTAGAGAATAtgataaaaccaaaaaataacaatatataaGCATAATATTGCAAGCGGTAGGAGAAGGTAGGTggggcaacaaaaaagaaaaaaaaattgtcgcAAAAGCCGAAGAAGCAAGGGAGCAGAGAGCAGACCGAGAGCGACTAGCAGAAGCTTAGCGACCGTACGCGTCGGGGCACAGCCGCGTAGGGCGAGGGATATAAAAGGCCCGTTCTTTGGCTGCACATCTCCACTACCGGCTAAAATTGTAGCGTAAACAAAACCTCCGTTTGAAGAAAGTTGCTCCTTTCTGAACACACGTGATTTGATTTTCCACCGTACTCTCTACTGTACTTCggtttttcttcatttgtttttctctgtAAACTCGTCGTAATCTGAACAATGAACTTTTAAAAGGAAACCAAAGCATGGCGCCATTTAGATGTTACATTTAATATacctatatatatattatatatatatacatatacatacaaaACATAATTATATATGAAGCAAATAAGTTTATTTaacgatttgaaaaacaaaaaaggctcgtttataaaaaaaatcaaagcaacccaaaacaaggaaaaacaacACGCACTTGCattaccgaaaaaaaaacaaaacaaaacaacaactctTTATGAAGTAATGGATCCATCTTTTTTAGATGTTCAACcgactatatatatatatatatttaacgTAAAGCAGTATGTAAACCCCAAAACATATCATTCAAACTGGATAAACTTAGATATTAATATACAATATTGTAGAAGAAACACACGAAACGaaaccacaacaaaacaagcgaTAAACGAGCAGAAAGGATGAGAAGAAACAGTatgggggagggaaaaaaacaagtggtcagaaaaaaaaacaggaaaggaAAAGACAAATAGCAAATAAGTAAATCTACCTTTATAAGAAAGCTTTTTATGAGAATTGTAAACCCACTTTTGAAAACAATACCGATCGGCAAAAATAAGtataacaacaacagcaaactagcaaacaaaacaaaaaaagaagaaggggaAATGTAAACACGAACTGTCAACGTGTGGCGATATTGTTAGTAATTGGTAAATACTGTTAGTAGAGAGGGAAgcgtgtttggtttgttttattagtAGCGGTCAAAACATACGCGATGCGGTCTTAtgatcaacaaaacaaacaacattcaTACACATGCATGTGATTCAATACGATGTTTAGCGTTGtttagcgaaacaaaaaaacgaaaagaaaactaaCACAAAACTCAATCTTACACACGGCCACACCTGCGCATGCAGTAAAGTGTAGAATATATGCGTTAAACAGAATtaacacaatttaaaaaaacacacacacacacacaaagcaacaAACGAGCACTCAAACACAAGGACAAGCAAAGGTAAAAGAAGAAAGTGTAGCAAATTGACtctaaaaatgtttaaaaaagagGAAGGTGAAGCTGAAAAGACGTAAAGAGAAACGTAAAATTGAGTAGTGCACATAGTGTACATACCTCTAGTTGCTTCTAGAACGGCGAGAAAGTGAaacacagaacaaaaaaaagtaacacacacacaatcacactgaaaaccaaacaacatATCAGGTGCTTTAACCGTTATTGTAATTCGTAACGCGGTGCAGAGAAGAGTAGTAGAGAAGTAGTAGTGTACCATCTCCTGCTGGTGCGGCGGGGAGGGGGCAGTCAATGTTGAACGTGAACGCTTTTACGTAGATGTGTAGACGCGCTAACCGAGCGAGCAAGTTCGCTAGCCAGCTCTATTCGGAGCCCCCCCATTTGGCACGGGGGAAAGGTGCTGCTCAAGGACCGAGCGAACGAGGCAGCCGTACATTTTCAATTGGTTCGCAAAGAGGCTCCACTTTAGCGAATCAATTAAAGTCGAAGGGTGCAGCAAAGATAACGCCTGGGTAACGCCACGGTAACGCTATGATCgaaaagagagataaagaaagagagagatagagagtgagagagaaagagagagaaagaaagagagaaagaaagaaagagctaGTGCAAACAAAAGGTGTAGTAGACTGTAGATTCTTCACACTGACAGGTATGTCATCATTGGCTTGTTTCaacagaaaacagaaacagtAACACTGTTTAGCACTAACCTTCAAACAGGTACTAATGGCGGCACTTTCTGGTTTCTGACTATGTGTAGGGTGTGTGCGCGGAAGTATTAGGTAAATTATTAGTagcgatacacacacacacatacatacacttcATAGTGTGTGCAACACAATACAAAGGTAAAAGCTTATCGTAAAACATATCAGGTAGCATACTGCAGTGAGCAGTTCTGTTTGGCACTACTGTGCACCGGTCTAGCCACCATATGCAATATGCAGAGAGACATAGCCACCCATCCTCCCGCCACCCTTTGAGCTTATCCACGTGTGACCTGAAAATCTCGAGAGGAATGGACAGTGTGAAAAGAACCCGAGAGCCAGCAGCTGTCAGTGTAAGACCGCAACGCGCTTGCGCCGCTCCTCCGACGTAGTACACCACTACAGCTGAAGAACAAAACCCAACGCAAGGACCTGGGCCAAAGAGGCTGACATTTAATGAAGACGCCAACGCTTGCACCGTTGATAGTAGACGAGCGGGCCTGTGTGCTAAAGTAGCCGTTACACGGATGCACAACATTGGCGACAGTCGTTTGCGCCCCTTTTCGGCAGTCGAAATCGATCTGGCAAGTGCAGGTCAAGGTCTGAAGTCTGATTTTTGGACGCATTTTGTTTTCTGCCAACGTTTGTGGAGTGCGCGCAAAGCCGGAGGCGGAGTTAGCTGTCCAAGTTTTGTGTCCAATGTGCTGTACTAGTATTATGAACAATCACACGTAAACGCACGCCGACACCTTAGCAAGTTCCTTGTGAGTTGTGAATTGAGTTGTGGGAATTGAGCGGTATAGCATTTCCGAGACTGTAAACTTAAGCGTATGTGCGGCTAGTGCATTATCGTTACAATTGATTACTGGAAAAGTATTACTAGACAAACTATacgaacaacaaaataaaaaagcccATACATATCACTCGACCCCATACGCGAGTTGGGGTGGGAAACAAactaacacacaaacacaccgtcTGGTCGAGGAGTTTAGTTGTTGAGCGTGGTCCGAGGGTAGTGTAGTAACCACCGCACGACGTTTAGTAGTTTTTTACGTTACTTGCCGTGCTTGGTGTGCTTGCGAGGGCCCACAAATTGCCTCTATGTGCCAGTGGAACcaggcaggcagcagcagacggAGGTGTAACCACTGTAGGTGCGTCTGTACACTCTCAGTCGCgtgtaaatatatatacaCGCATATAACACAATACAAAACATGAACGGAAAGTAACAATTTTATCATCTTATTGCAAAGGCCTTCTAGAGACAAAGAATaacgaaacaaagaaaaacgaagaagaagaagaacaaacaaacaaacactaaGAATACGATTTTGTACAGTGAGGCACTAGTACGGAACGCTACCAGTATTACGAGAAGAAGAACATACAAAAATCAGTAGCATAACTGTCTACCTTGTAGATGATACAGGATGAGCTAGTGCATCGTTACACAGTCAGTAGTGTGCAGCTAGTAGTGTGGGTTCGCCGCCATGCCGGCCATACCATTATTGCAATAGCGTAAATGCTAGTGTCCTATTCCTTGTTTGCACGCTGTGTAGGTCCATTGCTTGGACATCAACAGACATATCAAATACTGCAATGCAAgcaaatacgcacacacacacacacacatacacaacacaaaatgGAGCTAATGAATGAGTGGTAGTAGCGCGAGCTAAGTGACAAGGAGATGAATCCCAACGCATTTCTAAGTGATCGAGTCGAAATGAccattgtgtatgtgtgtgtgtaggtgtgtgtcgGTTTGTGGCCCATCCCTAGCCgtagttttgtttgtaatgTAAGTTCCGCTAAGAACTTCTTCACGAATCATTTCTACCTACACGCTTGCACGGAAGAGGTGATTTGAGGTTAGGTTTGTTTCGCTGTTTCTATGGGCGATCGATACCAGTTGGCGATCGTTGGTTCGGTACCGTGATTGTGTTTGTGCCACGATTCGTTTCGCCTGTACTCTCCTGCATTTCTGTTAAATCGATAAAGACTGAATTTCGGACTTGTATGTCAACTGATACGTATTATTAATcatatacaaaaaaaggaactcCCCTTTTCTCTCACAGCGAGTCCTGAGCATTGGGAAAAGTAtaaggttgatttttttttcttttgctctttctgatataaatatatgtatacacacacacacaaagaaaaactaacaaattGGCGCTCACCAATTCAGACTGGAATTCAGCCAAGTAAACTAGCGTTTAGTTTCGGATAGAATTGATTGTTTCAATTATTATATttcttatgttttttaaacttaaatttagttgttgttgtatgaatgaaattttggccttaagtttatttttacttgGTCTGATGGATGTGGGCCGCATCTGGTGAGTTACTAGAACCTAATAACTCTTAGTTTAATCTAATTATCAACCCAATAGTTATGGCCAAACTACTCGTTTGCCAAAACTGGATAATCACACTATCTATTTTGCTTGTATTACTTATATTGCTTACAACGATGGTTCATCTTTCAAATGACCCCTTCTATTCCAAGGAAGTAACTCAACGCAGGCAGATCGGTCGCCGCTGCCGGATATTCTGTTTTCATGGGTGTGCGTGTACTAGACGGTAGCGTTTGCGTACCAAAGTATGATTTTACACCATCGCCACAGACGACACATCCGTAACGTCTGTTACTATGCACTAAGCAGCTTAGTATGCGTGAACGTTTGCACTACACTGCAGGCTGccgcagtagcagcaacagcggaagctccaatgacaataaaaataagcaaGTCATTCtatttttactctttttctCCTAtggaagtgaaacaaaaaaaaaaagaagaaaatgtagGACAAATCTAACCAAACACGATTGTCGTTTGCTTGCgtgagtgtatttttgtgtgtagTGTGCACGATACATTGGACAGGAATACcaacacaacagcaaacaataaaattagTAACTATACTATGGCGTGGTGACGAGTTGGGCGATGGCGTTCGACTGTTTAGAAAACACTGTTTAGACATGTACGTGTAATTGCACCACAAaatggttgaaaaaaaaaataaaattaaatggtTCGCTATTGAGAAGCGctattaggttttttttttcgttaaaatatTAGTCATTGAAAAGCTTTTTAACTGTCAAGaaacaagagaaagagagagagaaaaaagataaCAACAACATATCGTATTTATAAACAAGCATATTATCTAGATTAGTGC is a window from the Anopheles merus strain MAF chromosome X, AmerM5.1, whole genome shotgun sequence genome containing:
- the LOC121588582 gene encoding acetylcholinesterase, which gives rise to MASAYHQSAVGVGNVLVLLLGATVICPAYAIIDRLVVQTSSGPIRGRSTMVQGREVHVFNGVPFAKPPVDSLRFKKPVPAEPWHGVLDATRLPPSCIQERYEYFPGFAGEEMWNPNTNVSEDCLYLNIWVPTKTRLRHGRGLNFGSNDYFQDDDDFQRQHQSKGGLAMLVWIYGGGFMSGTSTLDIYNAEILAAVGNVIVASMQYRVGAFGFLYLAPYINGYEEDAPGNMGMWDQALAIRWLKENAKAFGGDPDLITLFGESAGGSSVSLHLLSPVTRGLSKRGILQSGTLNAPWSHMTAEKALQIAEGLIDDCNCNLTMLKESPSTVMQCMRNVDAKTISVQQWNSYSGILGFPSAPTIDGVFMTADPMTMLREANLEGIDILVGSNRDEGTYFLLYDFIDYFEKDAATSLPRDKFLEIMNTIFNKASEPEREAIIFQYTGWESGNDGYQNQHQVGRAVGDHFFICPTNEFALGLTERGASVHYYYFTHRTSTSLWGEWMGVLHGDEVEYIFGQPMNASLQYRQRERDLSRRMVLSVSEFARTGNPALEGEHWPLYTRENPIYFIFNAEGEDDLRGEKYGRGPMATSCAFWNDFLPRLRAWSVPLKDPCKLDDHTSIASTARAAPTVALLIALGLAVARLVAA